One window of the Marmota flaviventris isolate mMarFla1 chromosome 2, mMarFla1.hap1, whole genome shotgun sequence genome contains the following:
- the Nkx2-8 gene encoding homeobox protein Nkx-2.8, whose protein sequence is MATSGRLSFTVRSLLNLPEPDAQHRPRREPEPRTPGGDHWLESERSHYPSSDESSLETSPPDSRRVSSQLTSPGSDAEKRKKRRVLFSKAQTLELERRFRQQRYLSAPEREQLARLLRLTPTQVKIWFQNHRYKLKRARAPGAAESPDLATSAELHPAPGLLRRVVVPVLVHDGQPCSSNSEAGTASAQDKYSYPASAACPLPGYTAFGPGSALGLIPAYQHLAPPALVSWNW, encoded by the exons ATGGCCACCTCTGGACGTCTCAGCTTCACCGTTCGCAGCCTCCTGAATTTACCCGAGCCGGACGCGCAGCATCGGCCCAGGCGGGAGCCAGAGCCACGCACCCCTGGTGGGGACCACTGGCTGGAGTCTGAGCGCAGCCACTATCCCT CCTCGGACGAGAGCAGCCTGGAGACCAGCCCGCCAGACTCGCGGCGGGTGTCCTCTCAGCTTACGTCGCCGGGCTCGGACGCCGAGAAGAGGAAGAAACGGAGGGTGCTGTTCTCCAAAGCGCAGACACTGGAGTTGGAGCGACGCTTCCGGCAGCAGCGCTACCTATCTGCTCCCGAGCGTGAACAGCTGGCGCGCCTGCTCCGCCTTACGCCCACTCAGGTCAAGATCTGGTTCCAGAACCATCGCTACAAGTTGAAACGGGCACGCGCGCCGGGAGCCGCGGAGTCGCCAGACCTGGCAACCTCTGCTGAGCTGCACCCTGCGCCCGGCCTGCTGCGCCGCGTGGTGGTGCCTGTGCTGGTGCACGATGGGCAGCCATGCAGCAGCAACAGTGAGGCCGGCACCGCGTCGGCCCAGGACAAGTACAGCTATCCCGCGTCCGCGGCCTGCCCTCTGCCGGGCTACACGGCCTTCGGGCCCGGCTCCGCGCTCGGCCTCATCCCCGCCTACCAGCACTTAGCGCCCCCCGCCTTGGTCTCTTGGAATTGGTGA